DNA from Bacteroides zoogleoformans:
TGGCCGACATACTGAAAGCATACGGGCGGGTGGATACCTTGTTGAATGCTGCAGGCGGCAACATGCCCGGAGCCACCATAGCCCCCACGGGAACTTTCTTCGACTTAAAGGTCGAAGAATTCCAAAGAGTGTTCGACCTGAACCTGACGGGAACCGTGCTACCCACGCAGGTATTCCTCAAACCGATGACGGAACAGAAACAAGGCGTCATCGTCAACTTCTCCAGCATGGCGGCTTTCCGTCCCATGACACGCGTGGCCGGATATGCAGCCGCCAAAGCAGGTATCAGTAACTTCACCGCTTTCATGGCCACCGAGGTAGCAAAGAAGTTTGGTGAAGGAATACGCGTAAATGCCATTGCGCCGGGATTCTTCCTGACGGAACAGAACCGCTCCTTGCTGACCAACCCTGACGGAAGCTACACACAACGCGGACAAGACGTCATCCGGCAAACTCCTTTCGGGCGCATGGGTCGTGCCGAAGAGCTGTGCGGAACCATCCAATACCTCATCAGCGACGCTTCGAGCTTCGTCACCGGAACCGTTGCCGTGGTAGACGGAGGATTCAATGTCTTTGCCATGTAACGGGAAGTAGGCTCTTTCCGATTCGAAGTGAAAAATCTCAAGATTCCTTCTCTTCCGCCTTCCTCGCCTCCTTTCTTTCAAGATAGAGAGAGCCGAAGCAGGCGGAAGAAACTACTTCAATATC
Protein-coding regions in this window:
- a CDS encoding SDR family oxidoreductase; its protein translation is MKNLFNIKDKVVVITGGTGVLGRAIAAHLAEEGAKVVILGRKAETGNAIVDEIKTAGGEAMFLITDVMNRELLEQNLADILKAYGRVDTLLNAAGGNMPGATIAPTGTFFDLKVEEFQRVFDLNLTGTVLPTQVFLKPMTEQKQGVIVNFSSMAAFRPMTRVAGYAAAKAGISNFTAFMATEVAKKFGEGIRVNAIAPGFFLTEQNRSLLTNPDGSYTQRGQDVIRQTPFGRMGRAEELCGTIQYLISDASSFVTGTVAVVDGGFNVFAM